The following nucleotide sequence is from Rubrobacter radiotolerans DSM 5868.
TGCGTGAGGATATGGTAGAGAAGGCTCGTCCCGCACTTCCTCCCGCCGATAATAATAAAGTCCGGCAGCCTCCCGGCCGTGAGGCCGTACCTCCAGTTCGAGTTACGCTTCAGGTCGGAGATCTCCTCGTCCTTACGCTCCAGCAGCCGACTTTGGCGCTCGATTCTCTTTCGAGCTGTCTGAAGCTCCTGCTCCACGCCGGAGCTGCCGGCGGTGCCGTTCGGGCTACCTCCCGGAGCACCTCCAGCGTCGCGCCCGACGCCAGCCTCCAGCTTCAGGAAGGCCCTGAGGCGAGCTAGGTTGAACGTGCTGTTCGTCCTGAAGACGGGCATGGCTCGGCCTCCTCTGCTCTCTGCTTATACGATCGGTTGCGACACTGCGGGCGCCTATCTTGCTCTTCTGCGTCCCGAAGCTCTGTAGACAACGCCTTTCAAGGCGGAGACGAGTCGCCAGCTTCGGGATTCCACCACGCTCTTCAGCCTGCGGTTGCAGTCGCGAAGTCGCCGCTCGTAGCTCTCGATCAGCGTATCGTTCTTCGCCATGGTGTTCGCCCGAACTCTCAGCACCCGGTCCAGCACCTGCAGGTAGAACTCGGTCCTGCTCGTCTCGTCGTGTAGCCTTCTGCTCCAGGACTCTATCTCAGCCTCACGCCTGCGGATATCCCAGTGCTTTCTCTGCGGGCTTGCGAACTGCACTACGGTGGTCATCCCCGCGCTCGCAGCCCGGCAGGACTCGTCAACCAGGAACTGCTGCCACATGTACAGGTCTGTCGATGATTCGGGAGGTGTGGTGCGCCAGCCATAAGGAAGCTCCCTGTACTTGGCTAGAGTATGCGCCGCGCAGGAGAGCGGAACCCGGTTCACGCCCCGCTTGGCGGAGAGCATCCGTTTACGGTAGTAAGGCAGGGCAAGGTTACTGGAGGTTGGCTTGATGCTACCGTCCGCCCGAACCTGTACGTGTGAAGCTCCGGCAAGATCCGCGTCCCTCAAGACTTCGAGCATGACCTCCACGTGGTTCGGCAGCCACAGGTCGTCGTCCGACAGGTAGCAGACGACCTCGCCGCGCGCCTCTTCGAGGGCCGCGTGTCGGTGGATCTCACCGTGTCGCGGGCCTTTCGGGTTGTCGAAGAAGCGCAGGCGGTCGTCTTCGCGCTGCAAGCCGCTTATCACCGCGCGAGTCTCTTCCGGCACTCCGTCGCCGATCACGAATACCTCTATGTCCTCCACCGTTTGCCTGAGAGCACTGCGCACCGCATAAGGCAGGGTGTAGAAGTGATCGTGAGTCGGTACAAGGACCGTCGCCCGGGGAGACATCTCGCGCCGCTACCTGCGTCCGCTACCCGCCGCGTGGGTTGTCGAAGCGGTAGGGGATGCGGTCGTTGTTCGGAGGGAGGCGGTACTTGTCCGGGTTCTCGTGCTCGTAGGGCTTTGTCGGGAAGTTGATGAGGACGGCGTCCCTTGAGCCGAT
It contains:
- a CDS encoding glycosyltransferase family 2 protein, whose product is MSPRATVLVPTHDHFYTLPYAVRSALRQTVEDIEVFVIGDGVPEETRAVISGLQREDDRLRFFDNPKGPRHGEIHRHAALEEARGEVVCYLSDDDLWLPNHVEVMLEVLRDADLAGASHVQVRADGSIKPTSSNLALPYYRKRMLSAKRGVNRVPLSCAAHTLAKYRELPYGWRTTPPESSTDLYMWQQFLVDESCRAASAGMTTVVQFASPQRKHWDIRRREAEIESWSRRLHDETSRTEFYLQVLDRVLRVRANTMAKNDTLIESYERRLRDCNRRLKSVVESRSWRLVSALKGVVYRASGRRRAR